The genomic stretch TGTGAGGGCGGAACTCATGTTCTGGGCGATGAGGTGGGCATCGCAGTTGCGGGGGACTTGGCAGTTCTCGATGTCCCACcacaccgaggtcttcaccgttGCGTACTCCCCCatagtcgccgccgccgcccgccccggtTTCGCCGGCGAGTACGGGGGGGGTTGGGGGTTTTTTATGGtttgcgacggcggcggcgtcgaggtggCCTTGAAGGAAGGTACTGTTTTTCTGTTTAAAAAAAGTGTTGCAATTTTGCTGCCAAGTGGAGAGCTTATAATAAGGGGGCAGGTTGGTTTCCTTGTTTTTACATCccgtattaaaaaaattaagctTTGTGATACTATTCCTGTAATGAACTTCCTTTCTCTAATGGCACAAAATGGATTCCATTACGAAAGATTTTGTATAAATAAGGTCACTTGCAACATAGAGTTCTCCTAACATAGAACCGCAGGGAGTCCAATCCAAAGGATCAAAAGATCATGAACCTAAATCTTGTGGATAGTTCTCTAAAGTTTCATTAAAGGGAAATGTTTCATACACAACTCATTTGTATAGTTCCAATATAGCTAGATAATTTTGAGTCTTTGCAAACGAGCACAGTAAAGTAAATCGagctttttatatttttatattttggtTAAGAATCATATAAATATGTCATATGTAAACAAAGCTCTTCTTTGAATGAACCCAATACCTAAGTGTTTCTATAGGAAATATAAGATATATAAAACTAGTATAGTTCTATTTACTCCAGAAATGTTTAATCTAAAAGAAGCTACATAATTTTAGCTAACAATAATTCATGGGGACAATACTACACACACATAACGATGTGACGATCACACTAGACAAGTAGATATCATCCTCAACTCGTCTCATGTTAGATGGATATATTCGTTCCTTCTTCGTACCGCTCTTGCTACGATTTTAATGCTAAATTTGTATTTCTAAGTTTCCCAAAATTAATGAAAAAAAACTTAAAGAGGACCTATATCCACTTATAGATATGTAGATAAAAATATTAATAAGAACCTTCTCAAAATGTCATGCAATTTAATATAGTTCAAGTCATGCTGAAAAAAGTTAGTATCATATGAGGCTCGATGGTTATTCAAGTGTAACTAGTAAAAAGAAAATATTCTAGTAACATATTCAGATCACTTAAATAATACATTCTACCGTCAAAAAGTGGTGCGAAAATATTCCTTCAACTACTTGGAAAAAATGTTAGCCTATGGACATCTAAACATCTTGCTCTTATATACTTTTTTGGTCGATGGAAGATGCCAAGTTACATTTATGGGTTTTACAAGCGGATGACCTTTCATTAATGGAGGGTACATACCATAAACCACctaaaagcaaagcaaagcaaataaAACTACAACATACTGGCATAAGAACAAGTTGCACCACCGGAGGACAAGCAAAAGCAAAACAAAGCCAATGCCGCCGCGTCAAAAGGCAAAAACCAGAAAGCTAAAATCCACAAGGGTTACGCCGAACCGACTGCGGCAGAGCGGAAAGCTGCTCGCTGGTTTCGGTTTGCTTCTCTCGTGGGGCTGCCGGAGCTCTTCCCAGTCCGCTTTACACGGCTGCTGGCACTGTGCCTTCGATCTTCTGCAGCAGGCGAGGGGGAGCCCCGGCATGCGAGCCGCAACCGTGCGTCATTTTTGTATCTTCTCATCCTCTGCAGCTGCGACCCTGCAAATCTCACACGGAGGGGAACAGAAGGTTCTGTTCAGAGCTAGCACGTGCACGTCACGTGCCTGGGGGCCCACTGCTCAGTGACTTGCAGAACTCATAAAATTTTGTAGAGGATTGGGGATTTGGGATCTGTAGTTGTAATGTAATCTGTGTCCCTTTCCCGTAATAACTGCACGAGCAGAGCTTAAAGGCTCCACCAACACTGACAGGATGACGCTCCGTTTCAAACTTTTTAGTCTTCTTAATTTAACAGGCAGTAGTCGAGTTCAGATAGATGTTTAATCATCGTGCGAGGATTTTCTCAGGGACCAAAtatgctgctggtgctggtagAGGTTCCAGGCGTGAGGCGGTGACACTGCATTTGCTTTCGTTCTCTGTGAAGCCGAACTTTATTCCTTCAGGCAATCAGGCACGGGAGTGATTACATCGCACAGAGCAGGGGCAGCAGACCAGAGAGGCAGAGAGCTTCATCACGCGAATGGCAGATCACTCAAGTTGGTTGAGAAATCCCTGTATGCAGCAGGGCGGTGCTTCTCCATCACGGGAACTTGAGCTGGGCTCAATGCGAAGACTGCAACACTGAATCACTGATCCCACAATTCATCAGACCAGAGCTTAGAGGTACCACAGCTTGTAGTTGTAGAGACCACCCCAGTCttcattgcttttttttttataaagggtCTTCATTGTTTGTTGATGAAACTATACCACTTCAAATACTGCACAGTGCTGAATTCAGACTCTGTACAACAAGGTGCAGTTGATGAAATAGCTGCTACTCAGAGTGAACTGCACTTTGCGATCAGCATCAACGCTCCAAGGGCCCATTTATAATGCTAATTTCTGGGAGGCCACTGCTAACAATGCTGATTGATGGACTATTTTTTCTGAAACCCGGCAGAGGGATCATACTAATAACAGAAGTATGAGTGCCTCTGCTCCCAATGCAGCAGAGCTGAACGATGGAATCGAGGGGACTAGAAGATAGCAACCAGCTATAGCTATAGGTGGCTGGCCCGTCAGGACAATATTTGCAGACCAGCACCGGATTGTATtacaagaagaagaacatcCTAATTACAGGAAGATCAGGACATCAAATCGAGTCGTCAAGGCAAGGGCTCCTCTGAATCTCCCAGCCGTGACAAATGGAGGTAAGCATCAGTACCTACAACAACGAAACAATACTGCTGTAGCACATGAACTGCGGATAAACATGGTTAATTCGTGCTGACTGAATATGAGTCGACCAAGTGGAGTATGACCATACCATATCCTTCCATAGAGATGATTTGCAAGTCGCCACCAAAGTACTGAGCATAAAGGCGGCTGATTGGGAGCCCGAAACCATATCCGGCCATAGTTGCTCCTTCATTAGGTCCATCTAGATCAGGTGGATTCTTTGCAGTGGTATACAGATATGTGAAAATTTTTGGGAGGCCACTTCTCGCTATCCCACCACCTTCATCACTAACCTGCATTAGCAAAGCGTTCAAGCTTAAACATCACATTGTGAACATCATATTTAGTTTTCCATATGCAGAAATACGTATTGCCTTGGTCCACAaacaagtttagaaaaaaaatagctgTCACATAAAAGAGAATTATATCTAGCACTTGACTTTGTATAAGTTACAATTAAGTTGATTGGTATATTATTGCACTTTGCATTAAATTTCAGCGAAATGCCAGTGGAAGTTCCATCAATTTTAGATAAGTTTACAGGTTTCTATGAAGTTGCTAAATATAGTATTGCAATGAAAAATATCCTGAAATTTACTAATTTTCCAGACTAGCTTTCATCAGTAAATAGCTGTACCAACAGTTCATGCATGATAGGTGATGTCAGACTACTACCTTGATAGTAACATCCTCTTCTCCATCAGCAACTATAATTCTAACTGGGGGAACATCTTTATCAGAATTCATATATCGTTCTTGCACTGCACGAAGGGAGTTCTTCACCAATTCAAATAACATCAGATGTAGGTGTAATGCCACATATCTGTATTCAGTGAAGTCAAAGAGTAAGCTAGCATTTCATTTTTGTATATTTATTTTCAATAAAAATGAACACAGCCAAACTATGTGAGCTATAAGAGGCATCCAAATTGAATATAAAACATATTTTAGGACAACACAACCACAAACAATATCCTCACTAAAGATCAAGCCGTCAAAGGTAACTCACGAGAGATTATAAGACTTACGGAAATGTAAAATTTGGATCGCCATAAATGTTAATATCAGGAGCTGATCCATATTCCCTTAAACAAATAGCACGGGCGTCTTCGCTGGCAGCTTGAGCCACCTGTACGGGGGACAATTTTGTATTGATGAGGCCTATGACGCCAGGCTCTGGTTCAGGATCATGCAAAGCCACATGCTGCCCTGAAATTAAGCAAGCACGAATAACTCAGGCCACGCATCTAATAACAACAGAGACTCGATTCCTGTTAATTATTTGATTTAGACCTACGCATGGGGCCAATAATATGCTCCATGTTTCAATTTAAAGTGGAACAAATTTTACACAGTGGTGGCAAATATGGATAGTGTAATTGATACAGTGGCACAAATCTAATTCTTTTCTACTATTCTACCTGACCCAAGATAGagtttagcaaaaaaaaaaaaaccaggcTGAAAAGTGCACTCTGCTTGATAGATTTACAGAGAAATTTCGTCACTAGACTGGTTTCGGCGAAAAGGTAGTATTCCCGTTACTACAGTAACTTCTAGACAAACTACCACGTAATGAGAGAAGATTTGGCATAGCATGTCCAAGTACTAAACTGGACAAGAACGAATTTTCCAGTAGATTTTACCCTTCACAAATTAAGCtcctgacaaaaaaaaagttcGAAGGTTGGCAAACCTATCAGCATGCGGATGCCAATCCTTGACATGTAGAATCGATCAAGGAACTCATGGATCTCATCAAATCCAAAGGGAATATTCCTTGCGCGGCACAGGTGGTGCTTCAGCTGCTGCACCCCCAAAGCCATTGTTGGAACCACATTATTATGCCGCACCTTGACCATTTTAATCATCTCTGTGAAAGCGAGCTCATCGTTCCGATTTCTCACTTCAGGGAAGTATCTGATGTCGCGGAACGAGTCCAAGTACCAATCCCTCACCTTAAGAAACAAACAATTGTTAATAGACCAAACATCGGTGCC from Setaria italica strain Yugu1 chromosome II, Setaria_italica_v2.0, whole genome shotgun sequence encodes the following:
- the LOC101756026 gene encoding pyruvate dehydrogenase (acetyl-transferring) kinase, mitochondrial, encoding MAASGGVVRGAMASEPLARAVAEEVVRWGSMKQTGVSLRYMMEFGSRPTPRNLLLSAQFLQRELPIRIARRALELESLPFGLSNKPAILKVRDWYLDSFRDIRYFPEVRNRNDELAFTEMIKMVKVRHNNVVPTMALGVQQLKHHLCRARNIPFGFDEIHEFLDRFYMSRIGIRMLIGQHVALHDPEPEPGVIGLINTKLSPVQVAQAASEDARAICLREYGSAPDINIYGDPNFTFPYVALHLHLMLFELVKNSLRAVQERYMNSDKDVPPVRIIVADGEEDVTIKVSDEGGGIARSGLPKIFTYLYTTAKNPPDLDGPNEGATMAGYGFGLPISRLYAQYFGGDLQIISMEGYGTDAYLHLSRLGDSEEPLP